aaaaatatctgaagttttcaatatttctttacttacagcataatttgatttttttaaaaaaaaaacaattgaaattgaGAGCTTCGACCTTCATATGACTCTCTTAACCAACAAGtccagcagtggactgatcgttaagacacggttcccaatagaacaccgaagtcaagcatcactggctgcagtcagtaagcgggtgggtgggtgacactttgatcagcctgcgtagggaccgaggttgCGAGgtatcggttctcgttaaactattctaccgtaTAGTTCTAGACTTCGCGCGttggtcgtcgggctaccaaagcggggagccattccctctgcagaggatcaaaaattgcgatggcatgtcttcgtatcacactcagggatgtttcctagacaGTCGCccatagcccattgtgcagctctagtgcaacgcaAAGTACCTACCTTAACCAACAAATGATTCTCTTGACCTACTTACACTCGAACTTACATTCTTAATGTAAATAAACTcagtattttagaaaattgactATTGATActttgagtaaaaaattatattcattccTCATTGTAAGAAAGGCAGAATACTAATTGATATTCATCGAATCAAACATTTATATGCATCAAGAATTCCTAGTTTTTACTAAttcttatttaacaaaaaaattctgttctCAACTATAAGATACATTTCTtacttgtatattttaaagcatttatgcTTTCGgagatatttattgttattttcagaaaaacaattGATCCTTTTCATAGCAAAATACTTGAAACGTTTTCCTTTCacttttgaaaaggaaaaatacacCGAGAAGACTAAGAAAAAGAACAATTCTTTTGCTttcctgttttatttatatttcctcATTCGATATTCTGAACTGTGAGAAGagataaaatcttttcattaatcATATGCTAAAAAAGGGAAGAAAGGAAACATTTATTCTCCACCtttccttcttttctttcttcactCTTCTCTGATTTTATAAAGATGTAAATACTAAATTCAATTATcactatgcttttttttaagatatagaGAAGAAACgacttttttaacattattttatttctcatttgttATGTACCGTATGTGTTAATTCCattatctctattttttttacattaaaaaaaattgtcatcaGTTACAAACCATATGTGTGAATTTCATTATCACtgtgatttttaagaaaaaaaattaaacattttgacaTTACATTTGCCATCATTTACGGACCATATGTGCACGATTCGCAGAAAATAAATCTCTTATGTTTAggagaaattttgtttaaagcttcttcagctttgttttttttccccaattgcatcatttttttttctgggttgaattcaaaattgtaaGACTGTAGAATTCACTTAATTATTTGTCCcgtgaattaatataaaatttttgcacgcaAATATTACTCGCATAAGGTTAGGATGCTGacgataaatacatttttttttacatttttggtagttttttttttcttttataaggtattattcttaatttttttttctcatttactattttttacattttgattgcggattaatttttacagtaagttttttattaaatcttgttAATTCTCCCCAAAAAAAGTGTTGATGTCAGAGTTTTTCAAGTTATATGATACAAGTAAAAGGCGTTACTTCGATTTTAAGAACACCAAAATACATTTGGCATATATTAAGGAattcttagaaattatttttgaaaatttaaaggtcatttttcattcattttgtgatAACTTTTAGGGACTTCATTTTTAAgggattcttttttttcttttttgcatttaagaATTATCAGGGCATTCACATCCTAGCCCTTATAATCAGCATAAATAACGtttctaaaaatagaatgaattgtgTTATCAAATTTGCATATGCATACTTTAGCGCGGTAATTAGAATTTCATTACAGAGATGAAATTCCAATTGACTGATCAAATTGCATTGATTGTTCAATACAAGGAATCCCCTACACTCTAGAAAATTTTCGTATATCTTAACACTAAAAATGGTGTCAAATACTTTGCACTAAAAGTGCTGTTTACCAAACACCAATAGGATTCCTTTTTACTATTTGGAGTAAAGTAGCAGCTACCCTTTTTTGGTATTCAGTaacactaatatttataaatatatttacaagaCAATGTAAAATCAGTATCATTTAGGATGCatacatacattaattttttaaataaaattagtttgtaaaacaAACATTCGCGTAGCacagagaaaatattaagataattcGAACTAGGCTTTAGACTAGAACCGGATGGAAATGAtacgttataaaattattaatgaagttTACAGcgacttaaaaacaaaaatattcttattagacaattaaaacatacatacattttGTTCGGGAGAATTTCAGACTCTgttgataaattgaaattaaaacaacaacTCGCCAACTCTTAATCAATAGTAgacgaaatttcaaaatataaaacacgCCAACATTGGAGTTTTaggaaactaaattatttaacgtTTGCTACAAATATGCGTGATCTTGctataagaaaatatacaattatcTAAATAGGTTTGGCTTttattattcgatattttatattataatataacattCTATTTATATTATCCTTATACCTAATTCGGAAGAGAggtaattattctttttctaacatgtactaaaagaaagaataaataagaaaaattatctcAACTCCTTATTTTTATCCAATGAGCTATTTCGATTcgatgttgttgttttttcttttttcgaaatatatgCTCTTTCTTTTATGACTATGTGTTCTTAAATCAAAAAGGGAGAAGAAAGATTTACTTGACATTATTACATCAGATGGTattgtgcaatttaaaaataatatataagtacTATCAAGATtcgagtaataaaaaaataacaaaatatatgctTTTCGCAGTGTGTGATGGCCTCATTAGTAAAATAAGCTTTGGTTACTTTAAAATGTCCTTTTTCATATTCGCGACAATATAGCCCTCGAGTTTCATtcgatttcttaaatattttacaagaaatataCGAATAATAAAGTTCCCAACTTCTCTTCCACGAAAGGCCAAAATCTGAAATAATCAAAAGTCAGAATCGTCAAAATAACTAAGAAAAGTGAGAAGtcaaaatattcttcttttgccaaaattatgaaaaaaataaaattgtatttaaaaactaagaatgCTTCCAAGTTTCTTTTACGTGATAAAATATGCAATGTTTATTAGTACAGCATCCTATTCTCACATTACGATTCTTCAACAAAATTAGCTAAATTCTTGTTATACTTGTTTTCTTGAATGgttatctataaaattttctctaacATTAGTTACTTTGCAAACATATAGTGtgactaaaaaagaaaactcccctaaaataaaatagataggAAGGAATGGATGCTttacacaaattataaaaattacattatgcaAAATAGGTTGCTTATTTCCAAAGTTTGAACAATTTATGCACAGTATGGTTTTCGAGATATTCCTTATTTGGTTTTTCCTGGTCTTCAAGTAATATTATGaccaaaaaacaatatttttgattataaaaatttattaatgacatatttaaaaaagctagTGGTACAAATAGCTCAtgtgaaaacattaaaactaatattaattcattactaagcataattttactaattgtataattttattaattaaaccttAAGTTTATCAAACTAAGAAAAACTTTCCTTTTTTCAGTTTCACTGGAAAATATCGTcagtactgtaaaaatttaaacaaagtttgTTTCAACTTACGTGACATATTTACACTTGGTCGCAATTCgtgacataatttttatttttcttccgtTTTATTTTCCCTGTATTTTCCTTTACTTTATAGTCCGAcgctttatcaatttttattttagctaatGAATCAGCCAGTTTGTTCATATTTGTTTGATTCTTACTTgttttttccaaacttttaaGAATGTTAGACTTGAGTGGCTCGACtccaagagaaaaaaataatttgagagcTCCTTTGTTATCACTGTCTTTCTCAGCAGCACTTTTCTTGTTATTGGCTTTAAAAGACATTTCTGTGGATTCATCTCCTTTAAGCTTCACATCAATCACAGTGTCATGTATCATGGATTTTATccgttttatttgaatatcacTTACTGATCTTGAAACTTTAGACATTTGGCTTATATTACGAGCACAAAACATGCATTGATCACCAATACCATCCTGACCATGAGCTTGAAATAGACGAGCCAAAAACGAATTAGTATTTTGATCCTTATACCTGCAAAGTAATTCAAGACTTTCATCTGGTATTGTTTCATCACTCTTTTGCTTAATCTTAGTATTGAAATAACAATcagcaatttttattactttctccATTTGTTCAAATTTAGTACCTTGATGATGTTTTCCTTCTTCTAACAATTCTTGACGTGACAACATGCGCAAAATAAGTTGTAAATAACCttcaattaattgaaattcaGTAACAAATTCGCTTGTACAAGATAGCACtctaattatatgaaataaaggaAGACACTGAGGACAAGATGCTTTACTTTTTCTGTTACgacttttttctataaaagcCCTATTTACACGATCAAAGGAGTAATCAGTAAGTATTGCTTCATTATACGCAGTTCTAATACACAAAATACTTATCTTATTTATAGGATGAGTCAACACTCTTGATTTGTAAGTGCTTGCATAGCAATCTAACATACTCCACCCACCTTCACTGTAAAattcttctttatattttgtgtCAAAATACATTGCGAAACATAGTGGACTGTTGTACATATACATGTTATTAGATTTTGTGCTACTTGCATATCCCATTTCTAAAATCACGGCACAGACCATAAAGAGTTTGTCAAATATGTTTAATTCACTGTAAGGTAAAAACTTATCCATGTTATTTTCAAGATATAGATAAAAGTCAAGACTTGATTTTGAGTACTCCTCATAGTCAACGTAAATTTCTCCCCAAAGCAAAGATGAAAAGAATGTTTGACGACACTCAACAGCATGAAGAACTGCCTCACTGCATGTATTTTTATCAGTAGTaacattatcataattttttaatctgggAATCACAAAATCTTTCAAACCGAATCTATACCACAAATTACGATAAAGGTCTACAGAAAATACTTCGATTCTCAAATCCACCgccatttaaattaatacataaactTCTAAGTTAGTCTATGCAACCGAATTTGAAACGCTAATTATTAAGTACAGTAATTTGGATTAGGCTAAAATATAATGTGGGCGatgatattttgtgtttttctgGAAGAAATGCGACCACTACgcacaaaaaagtttaaatcggCTCTTGtttgtaaaaagtttgaaacataTTTCAACTGGTTAATGAGCATAAATTAAAACCTATTGgctaaaataatgataataaaaaatggtgTGCACCAATCACACTGCTTACTTGAAAACACTCATTCCGATGTTAATGTTTCAGCACggttgcaaatatttatttccgttGAATTTAACTACTAATCAGAGGGGTCCCACCGTTTTACCAAACTCACTGTAGCGTGGAGGTAACGGGATTGAATCCTGCCATAACTCTGGATGTATCTTTATGATAGCCTTCTTTCACTTATGGTATCTGTTTTTTAACTGGACATGAGCTTATAAACAGTACTTTGTGATGAGGACAGAAGCCTCCAGTGCTGGTACTTTTATTAACGTCTTACTAGAGCCGCACAATGGGCCATTGgtgacggtctgagaaacatcccgaTGAATGATCCGGAGACAGCATACATTCACACCCCTCCAATTCCTCCATcagcagatcgtaattttgacctgaaccagagcatGATTAATCTCCGATTCTATACACCCAGAGGTGTTGATTTACTATGGAAACTTGGAGGGTTTTgcgaccccgacagatttagctTGCACCAATCACCATTTTCTCCATAAGGAGTTCTCGGCCGGTGGAGATCTAACTCTCGACTTCTTGCACATTTGCCCAACTCTCTACCAACTAGGCTATCCCAGCCTCAAATGAACAATTAATCAGCTAAGATTGGCTGATCAGCTAAGATTGGCTGATTAACTGCTGGGCCCGGAGGAGCCTCTCTGGCCCAGCAGTTTCGCCACACGCTCTGTTCTGTGAAGGTAGTGGGTTCGAATCTCGCCGTAAcctttgtgatgtctttctccaaattgtgctatctgttctACAACTTCACAAGAGTTcataatctgtattttttttatcaccgtTGTTGAACAATCGAGCCAGATTTTTTCggtttactactactactaacgttcaactccgcagccttgtgattttgaagaTAACGGAACCCCTGGaccaaatattgggagaaattcgtcttcgtggaggactttttgatggaacttacccgcatttgggttaggtggagaggaaaaccacgaaaacctccaacgGTTGGCTTGAGggcaagggactctaacccatgatccgtctaccactgaggatattttacgtcatcaccgTTGTAGCTGCAAGTCTGATACGGACTTCGTATCGACCattcatcgctgggattcgaacctcaGCTCACCTCGTTCAAGGTAATCTATACTTTGTAATGAACAACCAAACTTTCATATGAAtacgtataaataaataaagtcgcAAACTTCGATAGAGAAGATCACTGATTTGAGCTccgtaatataatataatgagaTGACATGATCCTTACTAAAGTTGGAATTAACTTCTACAATTGATCACTTGCAGGCTATTTACTGTGCCATATTTACCGCTTCCTATAAACATGCGTAAGTGGTAATATAGCAGCGTGTTCAACTACCATgataattttgaatgcattttgtatttcttttttgtgaggttttgccataatttttgctctttaaaatttgcGAAAACTTGCAAGCTACTTTATGCAAATAAGTAAACAGTCCAggagtggactgatcgttaagacacggtttccagaagatcaccgaagtcgagcatcactggctgctgtcagtgtgcgggtgggtgaccacttggatctgtctacgtagggaccgagggtgtgcggtatgggtcctcgttaaactgttctaccgtaaagtgctcgactttgcgtgcaggtcgtcgggctaccgaggcaggggtgccattccctctgcagtggatcaaaattgcgatggcatgtcttcggaccatcctaagggatgtttcccagacagtcgcccctagcccattgtgcagctctagtgcactACACTACGTAACTGAACTACAACAATCTTCTTTTATTATAGCGTAAATTTTCTAACTTGTTCATTTACGCCGTACTAGAGCCGCTATAATAAAAGAAgattgttgtagttgtagttcagtTACGTAGTGTagtgcactagagctgcacaataggctattggcgacggtctgggaaacatcccggaggatgatccgaagacatgccatcacaattttgatccactgcagaggggatggcatccccgcttcggtagcccgacgacctgcacgcgaaatcgagcacttaacggttgaacagtttaacgagaaccaataccgcgCATCCtaggtccctacgcagactgatccaagtggtcacccacccgcacactgacagcagccagtgatgcttaacttcggtgatctgctgggagtcttaacgatcagtccactgcgagactaataaaagaagaataaagtAAACTGTGGTGAGTGAAGGAATAACATCGTGGTCTGGAGCAGAAAAAGTCACTGTTTCGTGCTCCACAGTGAATAACGTGCGTATGGGGAACTGTATAAAGCTAGCACAGGTT
This region of Parasteatoda tepidariorum isolate YZ-2023 chromosome X1, CAS_Ptep_4.0, whole genome shotgun sequence genomic DNA includes:
- the LOC139427021 gene encoding uncharacterized protein; this encodes MAVDLRIEVFSVDLYRNLWYRFGLKDFVIPRLKNYDNVTTDKNTCSEAVLHAVECRQTFFSSLLWGEIYVDYEEYSKSSLDFYLYLENNMDKFLPYSELNIFDKLFMVCAVILEMGYASSTKSNNMYMYNSPLCFAMYFDTKYKEEFYSEGGWSMLDCYASTYKSRVLTHPINKISILCIRTAYNEAILTDYSFDRVNRAFIEKSRNRKSKASCPQCLPLFHIIRVLSCTSEFVTEFQLIEGYLQLILRMLSRQELLEEGKHHQGTKFEQMEKVIKIADCYFNTKIKQKSDETIPDESLELLCRYKDQNTNSFLARLFQAHGQDGIGDQCMFCARNISQMSKVSRSVSDIQIKRIKSMIHDTVIDVKLKGDESTEMSFKANNKKSAAEKDSDNKGALKLFFSLGVEPLKSNILKSLEKTSKNQTNMNKLADSLAKIKIDKASDYKVKENTGKIKRKKNKNYVTNCDQV